A genomic region of Drosophila biarmipes strain raj3 unplaced genomic scaffold, RU_DBia_V1.1 ptg000015l, whole genome shotgun sequence contains the following coding sequences:
- the LOC127011843 gene encoding uncharacterized protein LOC127011843 — protein MTKPTTYHININNEIIVYDGIRLDFSGIEFPITNKGIIHFEKNNKDFSINVYEIDADGDKIIGPTFRTKCIQTNHINILGINNVNQDSMHYAYITSVKRLCYSQHSKAKSGGYFCDNCLQFFTVNNTTHNKLECGKVASFYPEPNTTTSFKGFHKKLSPPVVIYADIEAVLENYRTCLNSSSTSSTTKVQKHTACAVSFYIAHKYNPDLNELWTYEGADCIQKFCKSLKEKTSSLFYMYWSTPKNPIASTIHEQEGNCCACEKEINADDLDKYFDQFSGKYMGPIHKNCKPKYKLSDPFFPVVFHNLSKYDIHLFITELEGDLSPIPCNKELYIALTQTIKINASNRYKIRYIDSIRFLNSSLEKLSSYMEDKDFKILSTKFQGEKFKQMRRKGVFPYDYLDTSYSK, from the exons atgacaaagcccacaacttaccacattaatattaataatgaaataattgtatatgacggaataagattggatttttcaggaatcgagtttccaataacgaataaagggattatccatttcgagaaaaataataaagacttcagtataaatgtttatgagatcgacgctgatggtgataaaattatcggcccaacgtttagaaccaaatgtattcaaaccaaccacatcaatatattgggaataaataacgtaaaccaggacagtatgcattacgcttacattacaagtgtaaaaagattatgctactcacagcattccaaggcaaaatcaggaggatatttttgtgataactgtctacagtttttcacagttaataatactacccacaacaaacttgaatgcggaaaagtggcctcgttttaccctgaaccaaacactacaacttcattcaagggctttcataaaaaattatctcctccggtggtgatatatgccgatattgaggctgttcttgaaaactatagaacatgcctaaattcgtcttcaacatcgtcaacaacaaaagtgcagaagcatactgcatgtgccgtatcattttatatagcacataaatataatccggatcttaacgaattgtggacatatgaag gcgctgactgcatacaaaaattctgcaaatcactaaaggaaaaaacttcgagcttgttttacatgtactggtcgacccccaaaaacccgattgctagcacaatccatgaacaggaaggaaattgctgtgcctgtgaaaaggaaataaacgctgacgatctggacaaatattttgatcaattttctggaaaatacatgggtcccattcataaaaattgtaagccaaagtacaaattaagtgatcccttctttcctgtagtatttcataacttatctaaatatgacatacatttattcattactgaattagaaggagacttaagccctataccctgtaataaagagctttatatagcgctaacgcagacaattaaaataaatgcatcaaatagatataaaataagatatatcgattcgattagatttttaaattctagtttagaaaaactatcaagctacatggaggacaaagattttaaaattctaagtactaaatttcagggagaaaaatttaagcaaatgcgtaGGAAGGGTGTCTTCCCTTACGACTATttagata CGAGTTATTCGAAGTAG